One genomic region from Amaranthus tricolor cultivar Red isolate AtriRed21 chromosome 12, ASM2621246v1, whole genome shotgun sequence encodes:
- the LOC130797030 gene encoding receptor-like protein kinase → MENHKTAIIFLFICFTFVHFCTLSALNSEGKALISLLNKWVVPKSVKYSWNSSQLTPCSWKGVKCSKTQKIFSLNLSNLGISGPVGPEIGQLSNLQHLELSSNTLSGPIPIEINQLTLLKVLDFSGNNLTGSIPIEITHCSLLEVLNLSKNNLTGAIPGNMGNFQNLQELYLYSNSLMGMIPESLFHIPKLVFFWVHNNQITGEIPFSIGNCSALEDVYLNNNLLTGVLPSSVINLENLTRLGVSSNSLEGEIPSFGYVGCRNLKILDLSVNRFSGVIPQTLSNCTRMSNFSVMTNELVGTIPSSFGLLTELTMLILSENSLSGKIPPELGNCKNLKMLQLNDNKLEGEIPSELGMLTSLVVLRLHNNGLIGEVPLGIWKIRTLEDILIYNNKLSGELPVELTELKHLKDLTLADNQFSGIIPYRLGMNSSLVLIDFTNNKFTGGIPPNLCFEKQLQLLDMGSNMLSGSIPPKLGGCSSLIRLRLEQNNLTGVIPEFERDHSLNFVDLSGNKIHGNVPSSLGNCRNLTWINFTSNELSGALPKELGKLTELSYVFIAHNKLEGSLPHELGDWHKVLKLDLSFNSLNGSIPTSFKNLTSLSILDLGENCLTGEIPSHFSELQMLQELHLGGNRLEGSIPFSITASKNLILSALNLSNNRLTAHLPPDFKNLASLQWIDVSHNRLTGSLETLVNMSGLDSINVSYNLFSGPIPPSLLKLFDKSASSFLGNPELCVDCTHFVGFVCAGSSQIKHCSTMKQNHKGLHKYQIAMIVLGSSIFVFFAAFSLFCVYANQRKPIKDVEPWCVESSNTLHKIMESTEHLDDQHIIGRGAHGTVYKAVLGPDEVYAVKKLVFDEQRGASKSMTREIETLGQIKHRNLVKLKNFWWTKNYGLIMYEYMENGSLGDVLHKTRPLSIITWDVRLKIALGTAHGLAYLHFDCDPPIVHRDIKPENILLDSEMVPHISDFGIAKLLDQTSMSTRSSAVHGTIGYIAPETAYATTWSKESDVYGYGVFLLEMLTRKRAVDASFPEGIDLVVWVRSVWNSTEEIDQMIDTTLLEELQDSRVMEQVHDVIFIALKCTEKEPRRRPTMRDVVKLLDDANLY, encoded by the exons ATGGAAAACCATAAAACCGCCATTATCttcttatttatttgttttacctTTGTTCATTTTTGTACATTATCTGCCTTAAACTCTGAAGGGAAAGCTTTAATTTCACTTCTAAACAAATGGGTAGTTCCAAAATCTGTAAAATATAGCTGGAATTCTTCCCAACTTACCCCTTGTTCATGGAAAGGTGTGAAATGTAGTAAAACCCAGAAAATATTTTCCCTTAACTTGTCCAATCTTGGCATTTCTGGTCCTGTGGGACCAGAAATTGGCCAATTATCTAACTTACAGCATCTTGAACTTTCCTCAAACACACTTTCTGGCCCCATCCCTATTGAAATCAACCAATTGACTCTCCTAAAAGTTCTAGATTTTTCTGGAAACAATCTCACTGGTTCCATCCCTATTGAAATCACCCATTGTAGTCTTCTAGAAGTTCTAAATCTTTCTAAAAACAATCTCACTGGTGCAATCCCAGGAAACATGGGAAACTTCCAAAACCTGCAGGAACTTTACCTTTACAGTAATTCACTGATGGGTATGATTCCTGAGTCCTTGTTTCATATCCCAAAACTTGTGTTCTTTTGGGTTCATAACAATCAAATTACTGGTGAAATACCTTTTTCTATTGGGAATTGTTCTGCCCTTGAAGATGTTTATCTGAATAACAATCTACTTACTGGTGTATTGCCCTCGAGTGTCATTAATCTCGAAAATTTAACACGATTAGGAGTAAGTTCAAACAGTCTAGAAGGTGAAATTCCTTCTTTTGGTTATGTTGGTTGTAGGAATTTGAAGATATTAGACTTATCAGTAAACCGTTTTAGTGGTGTGATCCCACAAACCCTAAGCAATTGCACCCGTATGTCAAATTTCTCGGTCATGACTAACGAACTAGTTGGGACGATCCCATCTTCGTTTGGTCTGCTTACTGAATTGACAATGCTTATCCTATCTGAAAACTCATTGTCGGGAAAAATCCCCCCAGAGCTCGGAAATTGTAAAAACTTGAAAATGTTGCAGTTGAATGACAATAAACTCGAGGGTGAAATTCCAAGCGAACTTGGAATGTTAACGAGTTTGGTTGTCCTTCGGTTGCATAATAATGGTCTGATAGGTGAAGTTCCTCTTGGAATTTGGAAGATAAGGACCCTAGAGGATATTCTTATATATAATAACAAATTGTCTGGGGAGCTTCCTGTAGAATTAACCGAGCTGAAACACCTCAAGGATCTTACTTTAGCTGATAACCAATTCTCGGGGATCATACCATATCGGTTGGGGATGAATAGTAGCTTGGTTTTGATTGATTTCACTAACAATAAGTTTACAGGGGGAATTCCGCCCAATCTGTGCTTCGAAAAACAGCTGCAGCTGCTAGATATGGGAAGCAATATGCTCAGTGGAAGCATACCTCCAAAGCTCGGTGGCTGTTCTAGTTTGATAAGGCTTAGGCTCGAACAAAATAATCTAACCGGAGTGATTCCCGAGTTTGAACGAGATCATAGCCTGAATTTCGTTGACTTGAGTGGGAATAAGATTCATGGGAATGTGCCATCAAGCCTTGGTAATTGTCGCAATCTCACTTGGATCAACTTCACTAGCAATGAACTTTCGGGCGCTTTACCAAAAGAACTCGGAAAATTGACCGAACTTAGTTATGTTTTCATTGCTCACAACAAATTGGAGGGATCTTTGCCACATGAACTAGGGGATTGGCATAAGGTGCTTAAATTGGACCTATCTTTCAACTCTTTGAATGGTTCAATACCCACAAGTTTTAAAAACTTGACATCCTTGTCGATCTTAGATTTGGGTGAGAACTGTCTTACCGGAGAAATCCCATCACATTTCTCCGAACTTCAAATGCTCCAAGAACTTCATCTTGGTGGGAATAGACTAGAAGGATCGATTCCATTCTCGATCACTGCATCAAAGAATTTGATCCTATCCGCCTTGAATCTTAGTAACAATCGTCTAACAGCTCACTTGCCGCCTGATTTCAAAAATTTGGCCAGTTTACAGTGGATTGATGTATCTCACAACCGACTGACAGGGTCATTGGAAACTCTTGTTAATATGTCGGGTTTAGATTCCATTAATGTATCATATAATCTCTTCTCCGGGCCAATACCCCCATCGTTGTTGAAGCTCTTCGACAAATCAGCATCATCTTTTCTCGGTAATCCCGAGCTTTGTGTAGACTGCACTCACTTCGTTGGCTTCGTATGCGCAGGAAGCTCGCAAATCAAACACTGCAGTACTATGAAGCAGAATCACAAAGGACTGCACAAATATCAAATTGCAATGATCGTCCTTGGATCATCGATCTTTGTGTTTTTTGCAGCGTTTTCTCTGTTTTGTGTATATGCTAACCAGCGAAAACCCATAAAGGATGTCGAACCTTGGTGCGTGGAGAGTTCCAACACTTTGCACAAAATCATGGAGTCTACGGAGCATCTTGACGACCAGCACATCATCGGAAGAGGAGCACATGGAACTGTCTACAAGGCGGTGTTAGGCCCAGACGAAGTTTATGCTGTCAAGAAGCTTGTATTTGACGAGCAGAGGGGTGCAAGCAAGAGCATGACTAGAGAAATCGAGACACTCGGGCAGATCAAGCATAGGAACTTAGTGAAATTGAAGAATTTTTGGTGGACAAAAAACTATGGTCTAATAATGTATGAATACATGGAAAATGGTAGCCTCGGTGATGTTCTTCATAAGACAAGACCATTGTCGATAATAACATGGGATGTACGCCTCAAGATAGCTCTCGGAACAGCCCATGGATTAGCTTACCTTCACTTCGATTGCGATCCTCCTATTGTACACCGTGACATTAAGCCTGAGAACATACTCCTCGACTCTGAAATGGTGCCTCACATCTCGGATTTTGGCATTGCTAAACTTCTAGATCAAACTTCTATGTCAACACGGTCATCTGCAGTTCATGGGACTATAGGCTACATTGCACCAG AAACAGCCTATGCAACAACATGGAGTAAGGAGTCAGATGTGTACGGCTACGGAGTATTTTTGCTCGAAATGTTAACCAGAAAGCGAGCAGTGGATGCATCATTTCCTGAGGGAATCGACTTAGTCGTATGGGTGAGATCGGTGTGGAATAGTACCGAAGAGATTGATCAGATGATTGATACTACACTCCTAGAAGAGTTACAGGATTCAAGGGTCATGGAGCAAGTTCatgatgttatttttatagcttTGAAATGTACTGAAAAGGAACCAAGAAGAAGGCCAACTATGAGAGACGTTGTGAAGCTGTTAGATGATGCAAATCTGTACTAA